The following are encoded in a window of Xanthocytophaga agilis genomic DNA:
- the nusB gene encoding transcription antitermination factor NusB, whose protein sequence is MLNRRILRAKAMQAIYAYTQAVESDYQLALDTIADTFVPDLNSMLPQDPKKLEGSRQWATLLFEEHYKAKAVSPDEDAPVEVRKAANYAINFFHAQCQKDAKYLEQSMIADAESIYDYYLLSLWLVTEVADQISVEEDEKRNRILKEAPLSSRALKLTKNQVVDSLRKSTTFQDKRIRSGIDKLLDPDLARHLLQELKKDAAYTAYQQLDTSTWEQDWQFITEVLKVIIFKSEPAVRFWEQLDSNWSGNEDIVRGMFNKTMQFVKEDPEGFSLQKLSADWDADRNFFQKLYKLCIEKFEEYETLIANKTANWDVERVAQVDKVILVMALAELLNYPSIPVKVSINEYIELSKVYSTPKSKQFVNGILDALAGDLSSQGVLKKSGRGLIDNK, encoded by the coding sequence ATGCTGAACCGACGAATTCTTAGGGCAAAAGCGATGCAGGCTATATATGCATATACACAAGCTGTAGAATCAGACTACCAACTGGCACTAGATACTATTGCAGATACATTTGTACCCGATCTTAATTCTATGCTACCACAAGACCCTAAGAAGTTGGAAGGTAGCCGTCAATGGGCTACACTTTTGTTTGAAGAACATTACAAAGCCAAAGCTGTTTCGCCAGATGAGGATGCACCTGTGGAGGTACGGAAAGCAGCTAATTATGCAATTAATTTTTTTCATGCACAGTGCCAGAAGGATGCCAAGTATCTTGAACAAAGCATGATAGCCGATGCAGAAAGTATTTATGATTATTATCTGCTCTCTCTATGGTTGGTAACAGAAGTGGCAGATCAGATTTCCGTAGAAGAAGATGAGAAAAGAAACCGGATTTTAAAAGAAGCACCTTTGTCTTCCCGAGCGCTGAAACTTACAAAAAATCAGGTAGTTGACTCATTACGCAAAAGTACTACATTTCAGGATAAACGAATTCGTAGTGGCATAGACAAACTACTGGATCCGGATCTAGCACGACATTTGTTGCAGGAATTGAAAAAAGATGCAGCATATACAGCCTACCAGCAATTGGATACATCTACATGGGAGCAGGACTGGCAGTTTATAACAGAAGTTTTAAAAGTAATTATATTCAAAAGTGAGCCTGCTGTACGTTTCTGGGAACAACTGGATAGCAACTGGAGTGGAAATGAAGATATCGTAAGAGGCATGTTTAATAAGACGATGCAGTTCGTCAAGGAAGATCCGGAAGGCTTTTCTTTACAGAAACTTTCGGCTGACTGGGATGCTGACCGGAACTTTTTTCAGAAGCTATATAAACTTTGTATAGAAAAATTTGAAGAATATGAGACTCTGATCGCCAATAAAACAGCTAATTGGGACGTTGAACGGGTAGCGCAGGTTGACAAAGTAATTCTGGTGATGGCCCTTGCCGAGTTGCTGAATTATCCGAGTATTCCGGTAAAAGTTTCTATCAATGAATATATAGAATTATCTAAGGTATATAGTACACCTAAAAGCAAGCAGTTTGTAAACGGAATTTTAGATGCCCTGGCGGGTGACCTTTCTTCACAGGGAGTATTAAAGAAATCAGGTCGTGGATTGATTGATAATAAATAA
- a CDS encoding YtxH domain-containing protein, whose translation MSRNTGTLLVFLAGAAVGATLGILYAPDKGKNTRDILSYQLGKYRDQLRQYISELIQEGNEFPTEAKYEGERVINDAREKAEKLLLDVETLMGQLKNQTR comes from the coding sequence ATGAGTCGTAACACAGGAACTTTGTTGGTATTTCTGGCAGGTGCTGCCGTTGGCGCAACGTTAGGAATCTTGTATGCTCCTGATAAAGGGAAAAATACACGTGATATATTAAGCTATCAATTAGGAAAGTATCGGGATCAGTTGCGGCAATATATAAGTGAATTGATTCAGGAAGGAAATGAATTTCCTACTGAAGCAAAATATGAAGGAGAAAGAGTTATCAATGATGCCAGAGAAAAAGCAGAGAAATTATTGCTTGATGTAGAGACATTAATGGGACAATTGAAGAATCAGACCCGCTAA
- a CDS encoding DUF1573 domain-containing protein, whose translation MRKILICSTLLAVLIVTGSCSKQTDQGAGETVVAASEAPYMKFDEASFDFGAIEQGAVVTHTFAFTNTGKTPLIIERAVASCGCTVPDWPRKPVPPGAKSEIKVEFNSQGKAGPQQKTITVYANTQPKESKVVLVGVVNAVQNN comes from the coding sequence ATGAGAAAAATACTGATTTGTAGTACATTACTTGCAGTTTTGATCGTAACTGGCAGTTGCAGCAAACAAACAGACCAAGGCGCAGGAGAAACGGTTGTAGCTGCTTCAGAAGCGCCATACATGAAATTTGATGAAGCTTCATTTGATTTTGGAGCTATTGAACAAGGGGCAGTAGTAACTCACACCTTTGCCTTTACCAATACTGGCAAGACACCTTTGATTATTGAACGAGCTGTTGCTTCCTGTGGATGTACTGTACCGGACTGGCCCCGTAAGCCTGTGCCTCCAGGAGCAAAAAGTGAAATCAAAGTGGAATTCAATAGCCAAGGTAAAGCAGGCCCACAACAAAAAACGATTACTGTTTATGCCAATACACAACCCAAAGAGTCCAAAGTGGTATTGGTTGGTGTAGTTAATGCAGTTCAAAATAACTAA
- the yajC gene encoding preprotein translocase subunit YajC — protein MNFTSVLLQAAGGGGGSTMLILMGAMFVVMYFFMIRPQQKRQKDAVKFRDSLKKGDMVVTIGGAHGKVVEVDNDTITLDIDRGVRVKFEKSAISQESSKKYAQAATTEVAETK, from the coding sequence ATGAACTTTACATCTGTTTTATTGCAGGCAGCTGGCGGTGGCGGTGGTAGTACAATGCTTATATTGATGGGAGCCATGTTTGTGGTAATGTATTTCTTTATGATTCGTCCACAACAGAAACGCCAGAAAGATGCAGTTAAATTTCGCGACTCGCTGAAAAAAGGCGATATGGTAGTGACCATCGGGGGCGCACACGGTAAAGTAGTAGAAGTTGATAATGATACTATTACACTGGATATTGATCGTGGTGTAAGGGTAAAATTTGAAAAATCTGCTATTTCTCAGGAATCAAGTAAAAAATATGCTCAAGCTGCTACTACCGAAGTAGCAGAGACTAAATAA
- the coaE gene encoding dephospho-CoA kinase (Dephospho-CoA kinase (CoaE) performs the final step in coenzyme A biosynthesis.), which produces MTQKSALRIGITGGMGCGKSIVSRIFHTLGIPVYDADSRAKWLMNHDPVLKDKIREAFGEESYSEDGSFNRNYITTYVFRDEEKVKQMNSLVHPQVGIDYKNWQQEYAASPYTLREAALLFEANVYKDLDAVIVVTAPLELRIQRILQRDPHRTEADTRSIIAKQMPEDEKARRADHLIKNDETKLIIPQVLELHALFTKRYLDS; this is translated from the coding sequence ATGACACAGAAATCTGCCTTACGGATTGGAATTACAGGAGGAATGGGTTGTGGGAAAAGCATTGTGAGCCGTATATTCCATACATTGGGAATACCGGTTTATGATGCTGACTCACGGGCAAAATGGTTAATGAACCATGACCCAGTGCTGAAAGATAAAATCAGAGAGGCATTTGGTGAAGAATCCTATTCAGAAGATGGTTCTTTCAATAGAAATTATATTACAACCTATGTGTTTCGGGATGAAGAAAAGGTAAAACAGATGAATAGCCTGGTACACCCACAGGTAGGAATTGATTATAAGAACTGGCAACAAGAATATGCAGCCAGCCCTTATACATTACGGGAAGCAGCTTTACTTTTTGAAGCAAATGTCTATAAAGATCTGGATGCTGTGATTGTTGTAACAGCACCCTTGGAATTACGTATTCAGCGTATCCTGCAACGTGATCCACATCGCACGGAGGCCGATACCCGATCCATCATTGCCAAACAAATGCCTGAAGATGAGAAAGCCCGCCGAGCTGACCATCTTATCAAAAATGATGAAACGAAATTAATCATTCCTCAGGTGCTGGAACTGCATGCACTTTTTACAAAGCGTTACCTGGACTCTTAA
- the moaCB gene encoding bifunctional molybdenum cofactor biosynthesis protein MoaC/MoaB: MRDISSKQISLRTAKATGIVLCSKETLDLVKADRLPKGNLFDIAKAAGFLAAKNTHNLIPHCHPVSIDGMTITYDYLDNANQPEEVGDLQGRYGVIVCCEGKSIGRTGIEMEVLTAVSVAALTIYDLLKPLDDTEIEITSVKLLKKTGGKSDRKKFIHKNTAAVLVCSDTTASGKREDLSGLKIKEILAGFDIETIDYQIVPDDVQQIQAKLQHWVDQQVPFIFTTGGTGFGPKDYTVEAAKAIIEREAIGISEAIRVHGQMRTPTAMLSRGVAGVAGKSLIITLPGSTKGVQESLDAIVPQVFHSRNMIEGEGH; encoded by the coding sequence ATGCGTGACATATCTTCCAAACAAATCTCTCTTCGTACAGCCAAAGCTACAGGGATAGTACTGTGTAGCAAAGAAACCCTTGATCTGGTGAAGGCAGACAGATTACCCAAAGGAAATTTATTTGATATAGCTAAAGCAGCAGGATTCCTTGCCGCTAAAAATACTCATAACCTTATTCCACATTGCCATCCCGTTTCTATAGATGGGATGACTATCACTTATGATTATCTGGACAACGCCAATCAACCTGAAGAAGTCGGGGATTTACAAGGACGTTATGGTGTGATTGTTTGTTGTGAAGGCAAATCGATAGGACGGACCGGAATAGAAATGGAAGTACTCACAGCTGTTTCTGTAGCTGCCCTCACTATATATGATTTGCTAAAACCGTTGGATGATACAGAGATTGAAATTACGTCTGTCAAATTGCTTAAAAAAACAGGTGGGAAGTCTGATCGCAAAAAGTTCATTCATAAAAATACAGCTGCTGTATTAGTTTGTTCAGATACAACAGCTTCTGGTAAACGTGAAGATCTTTCTGGTTTAAAAATCAAAGAAATACTGGCAGGATTTGATATTGAAACAATCGATTACCAGATTGTCCCTGACGATGTTCAGCAAATTCAAGCAAAGCTTCAGCATTGGGTAGATCAGCAGGTTCCCTTTATCTTTACAACTGGAGGCACAGGATTTGGCCCTAAAGATTACACTGTAGAAGCTGCGAAAGCTATAATAGAACGCGAAGCAATAGGTATTTCAGAAGCTATCCGTGTACATGGTCAGATGCGTACTCCTACAGCCATGCTGTCACGAGGAGTAGCTGGGGTAGCCGGTAAATCATTGATTATTACGTTACCAGGTAGTACCAAAGGTGTACAGGAATCATTGGATGCTATAGTACCTCAGGTATTTCATAGCCGGAATATGATTGAAGGCGAAGGCCACTAA